The following coding sequences lie in one Rutidosis leptorrhynchoides isolate AG116_Rl617_1_P2 chromosome 6, CSIRO_AGI_Rlap_v1, whole genome shotgun sequence genomic window:
- the LOC139855530 gene encoding adenylate kinase isoenzyme 6 homolog yields the protein MTRSKPNILITGTPGTGKTTTSAALAEAANLRHINIGELVKDKKLHDGWDDQLECYVINEDLVCDELEDKMEEGGNIVDHHGCDFFPERWFDHVVVLRTENSVLYDRLTKRGYSGAKLTNNIECEIFQVLLEEAKDNYEEKIVVEMKSDSVEDMNRNIAGLTEWVRSWSPTT from the exons ATGACGAGGAGTAAGCCGAATATATTAATAACCGGGACACCGGGAACTGGTAAAACGACGACGTCTGCGGCGTTGGCGGAAGCAGCAAATCTTCGACATATAAACATCGGAGAACTTGTTAAGGATAAAAAGTTACACGATGGTTGGGATGACCAACTTGAATGCTATGTCATCAATGAAGATCTT GTTTGTGACGAACTTGAGGACAAAATGGAAGAGGGAGGGAATATTGTGGATCATCATGGATGCGATTTTTTTCCAGAACGCTGGTTTGACCATGTGGTGGTCCTTCGAACCGAAAACTCCGTTCTTTATGATCGTTTGACCAAACG GGGTTATTCAGGTGCAAAACTTACCAACAATATTGAATGTGAAATATTTCAAGTTTTGCTTGAGGAGGCGAAAGATAATTATGAAGAGAAGATTGTGGTGGAAATGAAAAGTGACTCTGTTGAGGACATGAACCGAAACATAGCTGGATTAACCGAGTGGGTCAGAAGTTGGAGCCCCACCACCTGA